Proteins from a genomic interval of Polaribacter sp. Q13:
- a CDS encoding Na+/H+ antiporter NhaC family protein — MEYGFLSVIPPIVAIILALKTKHVYIALLIGIWFSWLIIKGWNPLDGTLAMIEGMVNVFQSKGNTRTIMFSALVGALLIFIQFSRGVEGFINLLNKRLVKLEEKKTGYSRVMVQVLATLTGLLLFVETSISSLTVGTLYRPIFDKLGIPREKLAYIADSSSAPSSILIPFNAWGAFIMGLLLTQGIDKPFAMLISSIKYNFYPLIAITTVFIIILTKKDFGPMKKAEKRTKETGLLMDKGSKPLVSDAVTSFPPKDGIPARAYNMIVPLLVMVLMMPINLIYTGWNAVENESSFFIHATEAIGLGSGSSSVLYAVITALLVAMILYFIQGIMKPNEAVDLILKGISELMPLALLMLLAFAIGDACKELETGIYVANVTKEWLSPELLPAVVFIISSFIAFSTGTSWGTFAIMLAISVPMANIHGADVTIVVAATLGGGIFGDHCSPISDTSIISSMASASDHIDHVKTQLPYALVGGAITVLMYLIIGFLG; from the coding sequence ATGGAATATGGATTTTTATCAGTAATACCACCAATTGTAGCTATTATTTTGGCTTTAAAAACAAAACACGTATATATTGCTTTGTTAATAGGAATTTGGTTTTCTTGGTTGATTATAAAAGGTTGGAATCCATTAGACGGAACCTTGGCAATGATAGAAGGAATGGTAAACGTTTTTCAATCTAAAGGAAATACAAGAACCATTATGTTTAGTGCATTGGTGGGAGCGCTATTAATTTTTATTCAGTTTTCTAGAGGAGTAGAGGGGTTTATCAATCTTTTAAATAAAAGATTAGTAAAATTAGAGGAGAAAAAAACGGGTTATAGTAGAGTTATGGTGCAAGTTTTGGCAACCTTAACAGGACTTTTATTATTTGTAGAAACAAGTATTAGCTCATTAACAGTTGGTACTTTATATAGACCAATTTTTGATAAATTAGGAATTCCGAGAGAAAAACTAGCCTACATCGCAGACTCTAGTTCTGCACCATCATCCATTTTAATTCCGTTTAATGCTTGGGGTGCTTTTATAATGGGCCTGTTATTAACACAAGGAATAGACAAACCGTTTGCTATGTTAATAAGTTCTATTAAATACAACTTCTATCCATTAATTGCCATAACAACTGTTTTTATTATCATTTTAACGAAGAAAGATTTTGGTCCGATGAAAAAAGCCGAAAAGAGAACCAAAGAAACGGGCTTGTTAATGGATAAAGGTTCTAAGCCATTGGTTTCTGATGCTGTAACTTCTTTTCCTCCAAAAGACGGAATACCGGCAAGAGCTTATAATATGATTGTGCCTCTATTAGTGATGGTTTTAATGATGCCTATAAATTTAATTTATACAGGTTGGAACGCTGTAGAAAACGAAAGTTCTTTCTTTATACACGCAACAGAAGCAATAGGTTTAGGTTCTGGTTCTTCTTCTGTTTTATATGCTGTAATTACTGCATTATTAGTGGCCATGATACTATATTTTATCCAAGGAATTATGAAGCCAAATGAAGCGGTAGATTTAATATTAAAAGGTATTAGTGAGCTAATGCCATTAGCATTATTAATGTTGTTAGCTTTTGCTATTGGAGATGCTTGTAAAGAACTAGAAACAGGTATATATGTAGCTAATGTTACCAAAGAATGGTTATCGCCAGAATTATTACCCGCAGTCGTTTTTATCATTAGCTCTTTTATAGCTTTTTCTACCGGAACCTCTTGGGGAACATTTGCAATTATGTTGGCAATTTCTGTACCAATGGCAAATATTCATGGAGCAGATGTAACTATTGTGGTTGCTGCTACTTTAGGAGGAGGAATTTTTGGAGACCATTGCTCACCAATTTCAGATACGTCTATAATTTCATCTATGGCATCTGCAAGCGATCATATAGACCATGTAAAAACCCAATTACCTTACGCTTTGGTTGGTGGCGCAATTACCGTTTTAATGTATTTAATTATTGGTTTTTTAGGCTAA
- a CDS encoding glycerol-3-phosphate dehydrogenase/oxidase: MNNFSYLNRENIAKELQSTEFDMLIIGGGITGAGIALDAASRGMKVALIEKNDFASGTSSKSTKLIHGGLRYLKQFDFWLVKEVGTERAIVHDLAPHLVVPEKMILPLIEGGTYGSWLTSIGLKVYDILASVEGEDKRKMLDKEEALEKEPLLPESILNGAGYYAEYRTDDARLTIEVLKTALDYNAKIINYTEASQFIYEDNRVVGAKVKDTFSGASFDIKAKYVVNATGPWVDELRQKNHSKTGKRLHLTKGVHLVVAHEKLPVKQSVYFDIPDGRMMFAIPRGKVTYFGTTDTNYQLDKNKVETNLVDATYLISAVNNMFPDINLTLDDIQSSWAGLRPLIHEEGKSTSELSRKDEIFVSDTELISIAGGKLTGYRKMAERIVDLVAKKYERRFDKEFEEIKTKEIALSGGTFNNYQEVQSYTDAIQNRIAEVDFDRKDAEYLVHNYGKQTDIILQKFDDLMHDNMQEKLIQAEVWFTINYEMTCTPTDFFMRRTGRLFFDSRSVLLYKEYVLDLFKTHFSWDEKTAEKYLKELEEKIQLATTFE; encoded by the coding sequence ATGAACAATTTTTCATATTTAAATAGAGAAAACATTGCCAAAGAATTACAGTCTACAGAATTTGACATGTTAATTATTGGTGGAGGAATTACAGGTGCAGGCATTGCCTTAGACGCCGCTTCTAGAGGCATGAAAGTTGCTTTAATAGAAAAAAACGACTTTGCTTCTGGTACAAGTAGTAAATCTACAAAGCTAATTCATGGTGGTTTACGGTATTTAAAACAATTCGATTTTTGGTTGGTTAAAGAAGTGGGTACAGAACGTGCCATTGTGCATGATTTAGCACCTCATTTAGTGGTTCCAGAAAAAATGATTTTGCCTTTAATTGAAGGCGGAACGTATGGTTCTTGGCTAACATCCATCGGACTAAAAGTCTACGATATTTTAGCTTCTGTAGAAGGAGAAGACAAACGTAAAATGTTAGACAAAGAGGAAGCTTTAGAAAAAGAACCGTTGTTACCAGAAAGTATTTTAAATGGTGCAGGATATTATGCAGAATATAGAACAGATGATGCCCGTTTAACGATTGAAGTCTTAAAAACAGCCTTAGATTATAATGCTAAAATTATAAATTACACAGAAGCTTCTCAATTTATTTATGAAGATAATAGAGTTGTTGGGGCAAAAGTAAAAGACACTTTTTCTGGAGCTTCTTTTGATATAAAAGCAAAATATGTAGTGAACGCAACTGGCCCTTGGGTAGATGAATTACGACAAAAAAACCACTCTAAAACTGGTAAAAGATTGCATTTAACTAAAGGTGTTCATTTAGTGGTTGCACATGAAAAATTACCTGTAAAACAATCTGTTTATTTTGATATTCCAGATGGCCGCATGATGTTTGCCATTCCACGTGGAAAAGTAACTTATTTTGGCACTACAGACACCAATTATCAGCTAGATAAAAATAAAGTAGAAACCAATTTGGTAGATGCTACTTATTTGATTTCTGCGGTAAATAATATGTTTCCTGATATCAATTTAACTTTGGATGATATTCAGTCTTCTTGGGCCGGTTTAAGACCTTTAATTCACGAAGAAGGAAAGTCTACTTCAGAATTGTCTAGAAAAGATGAAATATTTGTATCTGATACAGAACTAATTTCTATTGCCGGAGGTAAATTAACAGGGTATCGTAAAATGGCAGAACGCATTGTAGATTTAGTTGCCAAAAAGTATGAACGCAGATTCGATAAAGAATTTGAAGAAATAAAAACCAAAGAAATAGCACTTTCTGGTGGTACTTTTAATAATTATCAAGAAGTACAAAGTTATACAGATGCTATTCAAAATAGAATTGCAGAAGTAGATTTCGATAGAAAAGATGCTGAGTATTTAGTACATAATTACGGAAAACAAACAGATATTATTTTGCAGAAATTTGATGATCTAATGCACGATAATATGCAAGAAAAATTGATACAAGCAGAAGTTTGGTTTACCATAAATTACGAAATGACTTGTACTCCAACTGATTTTTTTATGCGCAGAACTGGTCGTTTGTTTTTTGATTCACGCAGTGTACTTTTATATAAAGAGTATGTTTTAGACTTGTTTAAAACTCATTTTTCTTGGGATGAAAAAACAGCTGAAAAATACCTGAAAGAATTGGAAGAAAAAATACAATTGGCTACTACTTTTGAGTAA
- a CDS encoding GIY-YIG nuclease family protein, whose amino-acid sequence MLNPQKGFHSYYVYIITNSYRSTFYIGVTNNLKERLQLHKTNIIEKKKTFASKYNIEFLVYYEKHTWIQLAIAREKELKKWRREKKLALIKEMNPSFSFLNSEF is encoded by the coding sequence ATGCTCAACCCACAAAAAGGATTTCATAGTTATTATGTTTACATAATTACAAATAGCTACCGTTCCACATTTTATATTGGAGTAACCAATAACTTAAAAGAACGTTTACAACTGCATAAAACAAACATTATTGAAAAGAAGAAAACATTTGCATCAAAATATAATATTGAGTTTTTAGTGTATTATGAAAAACATACTTGGATTCAATTAGCTATTGCTAGAGAAAAAGAATTAAAAAAATGGAGACGTGAAAAAAAATTAGCACTCATAAAGGAAATGAACCCTTCTTTTTCTTTTTTGAATAGTGAATTTTAG
- a CDS encoding pyridoxamine 5'-phosphate oxidase family protein: MSKFYTKITSRLQKFIEAQKIFFVTTAPNNGRINLSPKGMDSFRVVDENRVLWLNVTGSGNETAAHLLENDRITLMFCAFEGAPNILRLYGKGKEIKEGDTSWNDLITLFPETPGTRQIFDISIESAQTSCGMSIPFFEYQGERNELNDWASEKGKKGIKQYWEDKNQTSIDGLPTKILK, translated from the coding sequence ATGTCAAAATTTTATACAAAAATCACTTCAAGGCTTCAAAAGTTTATAGAAGCTCAAAAAATATTTTTTGTAACTACTGCTCCAAATAATGGGCGAATTAATTTATCGCCTAAAGGAATGGACTCTTTTAGAGTTGTTGATGAAAACCGCGTTTTATGGTTAAATGTTACTGGAAGCGGCAACGAAACTGCGGCACATTTATTAGAAAATGACAGAATTACCTTGATGTTTTGTGCTTTTGAAGGCGCTCCGAACATTCTTAGATTATATGGTAAAGGAAAAGAAATTAAAGAGGGTGATACTTCTTGGAATGATTTAATTACGCTGTTTCCAGAAACGCCGGGAACACGTCAAATATTTGACATCTCTATTGAATCTGCACAAACTTCTTGCGGAATGTCCATTCCGTTTTTTGAGTATCAAGGGGAAAGGAATGAATTGAATGATTGGGCTTCAGAAAAAGGAAAAAAAGGTATTAAACAATATTGGGAAGACAAAAACCAAACAAGTATAGACGGTTTACCAACAAAAATATTAAAATAA